The Mycolicibacterium mageritense genome contains a region encoding:
- a CDS encoding MFS transporter — MSQLIDDGPLTAFHKRLTVFSAGGPFLDGFALTIIGIAFVSMKDRLSLDSVDVGLIGAAALIGIFVGGLVFGYVTDRVGRKIMYVADLSMLVAVSVASAFVTDAWQLVLLRFLLGVAIGADYPIASSLLAEFIPSRYRGRLLGSLFVVWAAGAAAAAAVGWALSALGPDAWRLMLASPAVFGVITLLMRAGTPESPRWLLSKGREADAQRVCRQVWGPQADTSLIPAEPRATSYSELFRGVYLRRVVFVGVFFTAHVIPLFAVYTFGPDILAEMGVGAHNVYVAELVISVLFLVGGVPGLLLVDKIGRKPLLLWTFAIMSGAFIVMAANPHAPAPVLFALLALYAITSGACNFIEIIYPNELFPTAVRASATGTVVAISRVGSAISTFVLPLVLTGTGLGGVMWLLAAVNVIGLAITVLLGEETRGRALSDTSAPGRSPALVSDDVDA, encoded by the coding sequence ATGTCGCAGTTGATCGACGACGGACCGCTGACCGCATTCCACAAGCGGCTCACGGTGTTTTCGGCGGGCGGACCGTTCCTCGACGGGTTCGCACTGACCATCATCGGCATCGCGTTCGTCTCCATGAAGGACCGGCTGAGTCTCGACTCCGTCGACGTCGGCTTGATCGGTGCCGCGGCACTGATCGGTATCTTCGTCGGCGGATTGGTCTTCGGATACGTCACCGACCGCGTGGGCCGCAAGATCATGTATGTCGCCGACCTTTCCATGCTGGTCGCGGTGTCCGTCGCCTCGGCGTTCGTGACCGACGCGTGGCAGCTGGTGCTGCTGCGTTTCCTGCTCGGGGTGGCGATCGGCGCCGACTATCCGATCGCCAGTTCCCTTCTGGCCGAATTCATCCCGAGCCGCTACCGCGGCAGGCTGCTCGGTTCGCTGTTCGTGGTGTGGGCTGCGGGTGCGGCCGCGGCGGCCGCGGTGGGCTGGGCCCTGTCGGCGTTGGGTCCTGACGCCTGGCGGTTGATGCTGGCCAGCCCCGCGGTGTTCGGCGTCATCACCCTGCTGATGCGGGCGGGAACGCCGGAATCTCCGCGGTGGCTGCTGAGCAAGGGCCGCGAGGCCGACGCGCAGCGGGTCTGCCGGCAGGTCTGGGGTCCGCAGGCCGACACGTCTCTGATTCCCGCCGAGCCGCGCGCCACGTCGTACTCGGAACTGTTTCGTGGCGTCTATCTCCGACGAGTGGTTTTCGTCGGAGTGTTCTTCACCGCGCACGTCATCCCGTTGTTCGCGGTGTACACGTTCGGTCCGGACATCCTCGCCGAGATGGGTGTCGGCGCACACAACGTGTACGTCGCGGAGTTGGTCATCAGCGTGCTGTTCCTGGTGGGCGGGGTGCCCGGGCTCCTGCTGGTCGACAAGATCGGACGCAAACCGTTGCTGCTGTGGACATTTGCCATCATGAGCGGTGCGTTCATCGTGATGGCCGCCAATCCCCACGCGCCGGCTCCGGTCTTGTTCGCCCTGCTGGCCCTCTACGCGATCACGTCGGGAGCCTGCAACTTCATCGAGATCATCTATCCCAACGAGCTTTTCCCCACCGCGGTGCGCGCCAGCGCGACCGGTACCGTCGTGGCCATCAGCAGGGTGGGATCGGCTATCAGCACGTTCGTTCTGCCGCTCGTGCTGACCGGCACCGGACTCGGGGGCGTGATGTGGCTGTTGGCCGCGGTCAACGTCATCGGACTCGCGATCACGGTGCTCCTCGGTGAGGAGACTCGCGGCCGCGCGCTGTCGGACACCTCGGCCCCGGGCCGGTCCCCCGCTCTGGTCAGCGACGACGTCGACGCATGA
- a CDS encoding flavin reductase family protein, whose protein sequence is MQFTVIDAGELTARKAFGLLKAAVVPRPIAWTSTISPDGVPNLAPFSFFTVVSSEPPLVLLSLEYLCSGHLKDSAANIEATGEFVVNIAPAAMAPAVELTSEQFDASVDEFELARVTAIPCRHVRPPRIAECPISLECRLHTTIQPGSDRLVIGEVVAFHLDHGVLDADGRVEMSRLDPLARTAAHFARLQPLTRQEM, encoded by the coding sequence ATGCAATTCACGGTCATCGACGCCGGAGAACTCACCGCACGCAAAGCCTTCGGGCTGCTGAAAGCCGCAGTGGTGCCGCGTCCCATCGCCTGGACGTCGACCATCAGCCCGGACGGCGTCCCCAACCTGGCGCCGTTCAGCTTCTTCACGGTGGTCTCCTCAGAACCGCCTCTGGTGCTGTTGAGCCTCGAGTACCTGTGCAGCGGTCACCTCAAGGACAGCGCCGCCAACATCGAAGCCACCGGAGAGTTCGTGGTCAACATCGCACCGGCCGCCATGGCACCGGCCGTCGAGTTGACCAGCGAACAGTTCGACGCGTCAGTCGACGAGTTCGAGTTGGCAAGGGTCACCGCGATACCCTGCCGGCACGTCCGCCCACCCCGCATCGCCGAATGTCCCATAAGCCTGGAATGCCGCCTGCACACCACCATTCAGCCCGGCAGTGACCGGCTGGTGATCGGCGAGGTGGTCGCGTTCCACCTCGACCACGGCGTGCTGGACGCCGACGGCCGGGTGGAAATGAGCCGGCTCGATCCGCTCGCGCGTACCGCCGCACATTTCGCCCGTCTGCAACCCCTCACCCGGCAGGAGATGTGA
- a CDS encoding DUF1989 domain-containing protein, translating to MEFTNTTRRTAVPAGTGRAVMLRHGDRIRVVDVEGGQVGDVFAFAAGDFSEYLSASHTRTTTGRLFPAVGEQFVTNRRRPILTLAADTSPGIHDMLISACDAERYRALGVSDHRSCAENLRNAVEELGAGVNDVPQPVNVFMNIPVTDGGVLSWLPAVSRAGDAIEFEAVMDCVVVVSACPMDLNGINGHRPTSLALELAPLTERVA from the coding sequence ATGGAGTTCACGAACACGACGAGACGAACAGCGGTGCCTGCAGGCACCGGCCGCGCGGTGATGCTGCGGCACGGCGACCGGATCCGGGTGGTGGACGTCGAAGGGGGCCAGGTGGGCGACGTATTCGCCTTTGCAGCAGGGGATTTCAGCGAGTACCTGAGCGCGTCACACACTCGTACGACAACCGGCCGGCTGTTCCCCGCGGTGGGCGAGCAGTTCGTCACCAACCGGCGCAGGCCCATCCTGACCCTGGCCGCCGATACCTCACCGGGCATCCACGACATGCTGATCTCGGCATGCGACGCCGAGCGCTATCGCGCGCTCGGTGTCTCTGACCATCGCTCGTGCGCGGAAAACCTGCGAAACGCCGTGGAAGAGCTCGGCGCCGGCGTGAACGATGTCCCGCAGCCCGTGAATGTGTTCATGAACATCCCGGTCACCGATGGCGGTGTGCTGTCATGGTTGCCCGCGGTGAGCCGAGCCGGTGACGCCATAGAGTTCGAGGCGGTCATGGATTGCGTGGTGGTGGTGTCGGCGTGCCCGATGGATCTCAACGGCATCAACGGACACCGGCCCACCTCACTGGCCCTCGAGCTGGCGCCGCTCACGGAGCGGGTCGCGTGA
- a CDS encoding oxidoreductase: MAPHPALTAVRLGGLELANRLAVAPMSRVSAAPDGTATDAMADYYAEFARGGFGLVITEGTYPDTAHSQGYLNQPGLATDAHVAGWQRVVDAVHGEGAPIVAQLMHAGALSQGNSFGVGTIAPSAVRPRGTMLEEYGGSGPWPVPRAMDHDDIDAVVAGFATAAERARTAGFDGVEIHAANGYLLDQFLTTYTNERTDAFGGSVAARIRLTAQVTAAVRARVGADFLVGVRLSQTKVNDFGYRWPGGAADAEVIFAAVAEAGVDYLHIASEGRDFIDTARFPDGRTITAVARQVTGLPVMANGGMHDHTQAADVLEGGHADLLSLGRGALANPDLPHRLSSGAVLDRFDHAMLSPMATIANAHAWSAAR, from the coding sequence ATGGCGCCCCATCCCGCGCTGACCGCGGTGCGCCTCGGAGGCCTCGAGCTGGCGAACCGGCTTGCCGTGGCGCCGATGAGCCGGGTCTCGGCCGCGCCGGACGGCACCGCGACCGACGCGATGGCCGACTACTACGCCGAATTCGCGCGTGGCGGCTTCGGATTGGTGATCACCGAAGGTACCTACCCCGACACCGCGCACAGCCAGGGGTATCTCAACCAACCCGGGCTTGCCACCGATGCGCACGTGGCGGGCTGGCAGCGGGTGGTCGACGCCGTGCACGGCGAGGGCGCGCCGATCGTCGCGCAGCTCATGCATGCCGGGGCGCTGTCACAGGGCAACTCCTTTGGTGTGGGCACGATCGCGCCGTCGGCAGTGCGTCCCCGCGGGACGATGCTCGAGGAATACGGCGGGTCGGGCCCCTGGCCGGTGCCGCGGGCGATGGATCACGACGACATCGACGCCGTCGTCGCGGGATTCGCCACGGCGGCCGAGCGGGCGCGCACGGCAGGCTTCGACGGTGTCGAGATCCACGCTGCCAACGGCTATCTGCTCGATCAGTTCCTCACCACGTACACCAATGAGCGCACCGACGCGTTCGGCGGGTCGGTGGCAGCTCGAATCAGGCTGACCGCGCAGGTGACAGCGGCCGTCCGCGCGCGAGTGGGCGCAGACTTCCTGGTCGGCGTGCGCCTGTCGCAGACCAAGGTCAACGACTTCGGCTACCGGTGGCCCGGTGGTGCGGCCGACGCGGAGGTGATCTTCGCCGCGGTCGCCGAGGCCGGCGTCGACTATCTGCACATCGCGAGCGAAGGCCGCGACTTCATCGACACCGCGCGATTCCCGGACGGGCGGACCATCACGGCAGTGGCACGGCAGGTGACGGGCCTGCCGGTGATGGCCAACGGTGGCATGCACGATCACACTCAGGCCGCCGACGTGCTCGAGGGCGGCCATGCCGACCTGCTGTCGCTGGGCCGCGGGGCGCTCGCGAATCCCGATCTACCGCACCGCCTTTCGTCCGGAGCGGTACTGGATCGGTTCGACCATGCGATGTTGTCGCCCATGGCGACGATCGCCAATGCTCACGCGTGGTCGGCCGCCCGATGA
- a CDS encoding polysaccharide deacetylase family protein, whose translation MTAPWHGEACAVATLTFDVDAETPILAEASRYAAHMMAMSHQSYGPEVGVPRILDLLDDLSVPATFFMPGWVAEHRPGLAASIVERGHEVAHHSYSHRSPVSMTAAEERADFERALAVFAAQDIDIAGHRAALWGASWQTPRLIAEHGLQYDSSLMGDDRPYRIATEAGPIVELPVHWSLDDWEQYAYLPDPHIGSVIESPVKVAEMWRAELDGMRHYRCLFNLCVHPFLSGRPGRILALRGFIEYALECGDVRFARCRDVAEAVRADPAIEPRTLTPPSVDAY comes from the coding sequence ATGACCGCACCGTGGCATGGTGAGGCCTGTGCGGTCGCGACATTGACGTTCGACGTCGACGCCGAGACACCGATCCTCGCCGAGGCGAGCCGGTACGCGGCGCACATGATGGCGATGTCGCATCAGTCCTACGGGCCCGAGGTCGGCGTGCCACGCATTCTCGACCTGCTCGACGACTTGTCGGTTCCTGCCACGTTTTTCATGCCGGGCTGGGTCGCCGAACACCGCCCGGGGCTTGCCGCGTCGATCGTCGAACGCGGACATGAGGTGGCCCATCATTCCTACAGTCACCGGTCGCCAGTCAGCATGACCGCCGCCGAGGAGCGCGCCGACTTCGAACGCGCCCTCGCGGTGTTCGCCGCGCAGGACATCGACATCGCCGGCCACCGAGCCGCATTGTGGGGCGCCAGTTGGCAGACGCCCAGGCTCATCGCCGAGCACGGCCTGCAATACGACTCGTCGTTGATGGGTGACGATCGTCCGTATCGGATCGCGACCGAGGCCGGGCCGATCGTGGAGCTGCCCGTGCACTGGTCCCTCGACGACTGGGAGCAGTATGCTTACCTGCCCGATCCGCACATCGGCTCGGTGATCGAATCCCCGGTCAAGGTTGCCGAGATGTGGCGAGCCGAGTTGGACGGCATGCGGCACTATCGCTGCCTGTTCAATCTGTGTGTGCATCCGTTCCTTTCGGGCCGGCCCGGCCGGATCCTGGCCCTGCGGGGATTCATCGAGTACGCCCTGGAGTGCGGTGACGTGCGGTTCGCGCGCTGCCGAGACGTCGCCGAGGCCGTGCGCGCCGATCCGGCGATCGAGCCGCGCACGCTCACCCCGCCGTCCGTCGACGCCTACTGA
- a CDS encoding PucR family transcriptional regulator, with protein sequence MLSLSALIDDPQLELTLLVAGRPGAVDQEVLWLHNTELPDPSPYIRATELVLTNGLWHAAVTAAAFVDALQRARASGLIFGLTDQTPSAPTDLVEACAAAGLPLATVSIAVPFTAITQAAARVQTEARQSALSRLVRRGNALASSISRGGGAQGILDVLRRDHDLPLLVVDRLGRRLAGIVADDAQIHTAADALNRHPPPLEVDIPEVGPAAVYLVEGAMGDIDAGLFCLRPLTELRPAERDALDQAARYLSLEVTRQQALQAIESRFSSELLEMVLSGAARAREVSERLRAFGIDPSAPLAVYTVVVGADELRPPGSTDEIEAFFSHRGIPAVVVPGSQDTVVVFGWHDDAAALVPLGEELVETLTTRFPTDRTVVGIGDLAVDATALREPLIRAREVCHVMWRRSTESRAGTYADVGTHRMLLGLHDRSVLRRFADDILGPLRVYDEQNAAELERTLRTFLGNDGHWAKTAAALYVHVNTLRNRIGRINELTGRDVTRLEDRVDLFLALEADSLGQ encoded by the coding sequence ATGTTGAGCCTCAGTGCGCTGATCGACGATCCGCAACTCGAATTGACGCTGCTGGTCGCCGGCCGGCCCGGGGCGGTCGACCAGGAGGTGTTGTGGCTGCACAACACCGAACTCCCCGACCCCTCGCCGTATATCCGAGCCACCGAGCTGGTGTTGACCAATGGGCTCTGGCACGCCGCGGTCACCGCAGCCGCGTTCGTCGACGCGCTGCAGCGCGCCCGGGCGTCCGGCCTGATCTTCGGCCTCACCGACCAGACGCCTTCGGCGCCAACAGATCTGGTCGAGGCCTGCGCCGCGGCCGGGTTGCCGCTCGCGACAGTGTCCATTGCGGTGCCGTTCACCGCGATCACACAGGCCGCCGCGCGGGTGCAGACCGAGGCCAGGCAATCCGCCCTGTCCAGGCTGGTGCGGCGGGGCAATGCGCTGGCCAGTTCGATCTCGCGAGGCGGTGGTGCGCAGGGCATTCTCGACGTGTTGCGCCGCGACCACGACCTGCCGCTGCTCGTGGTGGACCGGTTGGGCCGCCGGCTCGCAGGCATCGTCGCAGACGACGCTCAGATCCACACCGCCGCCGACGCACTCAACCGGCATCCACCTCCACTGGAAGTGGACATACCCGAAGTCGGCCCGGCCGCGGTGTACCTCGTCGAAGGCGCGATGGGCGACATCGACGCGGGCCTGTTCTGCCTGCGGCCGTTGACCGAACTGCGGCCGGCCGAACGTGACGCACTCGATCAGGCGGCCCGTTATCTGAGCCTGGAAGTCACGCGCCAGCAGGCACTGCAGGCCATCGAATCCCGCTTCTCCAGCGAGCTGCTCGAGATGGTGCTGTCCGGGGCAGCGCGGGCCCGCGAGGTCTCGGAACGGCTGCGCGCCTTCGGAATCGACCCGTCAGCACCACTTGCGGTGTACACGGTCGTGGTCGGCGCCGACGAGCTGCGGCCACCCGGCTCGACCGACGAGATCGAGGCCTTCTTCAGTCATCGCGGGATCCCCGCGGTCGTGGTGCCCGGCAGCCAGGACACCGTCGTGGTGTTCGGCTGGCACGACGATGCCGCGGCGCTGGTCCCCCTCGGGGAGGAGTTGGTCGAGACTCTCACGACCCGCTTCCCCACCGACCGCACCGTGGTCGGGATCGGCGACCTGGCCGTCGACGCCACCGCACTGCGGGAACCGTTGATCCGAGCCAGGGAGGTCTGCCACGTCATGTGGCGCCGTTCGACCGAATCCCGGGCAGGCACCTACGCCGACGTCGGTACGCATCGCATGCTGCTGGGCTTGCACGACCGCTCGGTGCTACGGCGGTTCGCCGACGACATCCTCGGCCCACTGCGGGTATACGACGAACAGAACGCCGCAGAACTGGAACGCACCCTGCGGACGTTTCTCGGCAACGACGGGCACTGGGCCAAAACCGCTGCGGCCCTGTATGTCCACGTCAACACGCTGCGCAACCGCATCGGCCGGATCAACGAACTGACCGGTCGCGATGTCACGCGGCTCGAGGACCGCGTCGACCTGTTCCTCGCGCTGGAGGCCGACTCACTCGGTCAGTAG
- a CDS encoding cytosine permease, producing MSTRPTESLTTSEPPPSPAGVPFDAHGIEPVSAEGRDCSPWELFWIWCGANIAPINWVLGALGITLGLSLVETLVVVVVGNVIGCAVFGAFNVIGHRTAVNQMVLGRAPFGLSGAVVPGLVQFLLTMGWVGVNTWVVLDLVLAVLAEFGVTGGLWLEVVVAAGIMAVQLGLALYGFYAIRSFEKYTVPATALVMAIMTVLALVSTDVHWSLAGEAMTSGEKFTAVTQLLTAIGVGWGLTWIPYASDYSRFVRVTASARSVFWSSSLGMYVPTVWLAALGACLASAGSGSDPSALVVSTFGVMAVPVLLLLVHGPIATNILNLYSCSLAALSIGVRAARWKVTLGAGVVAAMVLAVFIEADSFAHAFDNWMVSILVWISPWAAVMLVDYTLIRRGALDVGGLYLPASESPYARWNKAGLISLAAGIAAGWAWQYGLVPAMQGPVAIALGNIDFSWLSGSVVAGGLYWTLSRRAT from the coding sequence ATGTCGACTCGACCGACCGAATCGTTGACCACGTCCGAACCACCTCCGTCGCCTGCTGGAGTGCCGTTCGACGCGCACGGCATCGAGCCGGTCTCAGCCGAAGGCCGTGATTGCTCACCATGGGAACTGTTCTGGATCTGGTGCGGCGCCAATATCGCGCCGATCAACTGGGTGCTCGGTGCGCTGGGGATAACCCTGGGTCTCAGCCTGGTGGAGACCCTCGTGGTCGTCGTGGTCGGCAACGTGATCGGTTGTGCGGTCTTCGGTGCGTTCAACGTGATCGGGCACCGCACGGCCGTCAACCAGATGGTGCTGGGCCGGGCTCCGTTCGGATTGTCGGGCGCAGTGGTTCCCGGGCTCGTCCAGTTCCTGCTGACGATGGGCTGGGTGGGCGTCAACACCTGGGTCGTGCTCGACCTCGTGCTGGCGGTCTTGGCCGAATTCGGCGTAACGGGTGGACTGTGGTTGGAAGTCGTTGTGGCAGCAGGGATCATGGCTGTCCAACTCGGGCTGGCGCTCTACGGCTTCTATGCCATTCGCAGCTTCGAAAAGTACACGGTTCCCGCCACAGCGCTGGTGATGGCGATCATGACGGTGCTGGCCCTGGTGTCCACCGACGTGCACTGGTCGCTTGCCGGTGAGGCGATGACCTCAGGGGAGAAGTTCACGGCCGTCACGCAGTTGCTCACCGCGATCGGTGTCGGTTGGGGGCTGACGTGGATTCCTTACGCATCCGACTACAGCCGTTTCGTCCGCGTGACCGCGTCCGCCCGGTCGGTGTTCTGGTCGTCGTCGCTCGGCATGTACGTGCCGACCGTCTGGCTGGCGGCCCTGGGTGCTTGCCTGGCCAGTGCGGGCAGCGGCAGTGATCCGTCGGCGCTTGTGGTCAGCACGTTCGGCGTGATGGCGGTGCCCGTCCTGCTCCTGCTGGTGCACGGCCCGATCGCGACCAACATCCTCAACCTGTACTCGTGCTCGCTGGCTGCGCTGTCGATCGGGGTGCGGGCCGCACGGTGGAAGGTCACGCTGGGCGCCGGTGTGGTGGCGGCGATGGTGCTCGCGGTGTTCATCGAGGCCGACAGTTTCGCGCACGCCTTCGACAACTGGATGGTGTCCATCCTGGTGTGGATCAGCCCATGGGCAGCAGTCATGCTGGTTGACTACACATTGATCCGGCGCGGGGCTCTCGACGTCGGCGGCCTGTACCTGCCGGCGAGCGAATCCCCTTACGCCCGATGGAACAAGGCCGGGTTGATCAGCCTGGCGGCGGGTATCGCGGCCGGCTGGGCGTGGCAGTACGGGCTTGTGCCCGCGATGCAGGGGCCCGTCGCGATCGCGCTCGGCAACATCGACTTCTCGTGGCTTTCGGGCAGTGTGGTGGCCGGTGGGCTGTACTGGACCCTGAGCCGCCGCGCGACCTGA
- the ehuA gene encoding ectoine/hydroxyectoine ABC transporter ATP-binding protein EhuA, translated as MIRFDHVVKRFGDHVVLDGLDFSVGTGEFVSLIGPSGSGKTTILRLLMTLEQVSDGHINVGGQCLSHMTRNGREVPADDKYQRQIRQRIGMVFQQFNLFPNMDVLQNITEAPVHSLGLPKDEAEARARRLLDLVGMSEKADAHPSELSGGQQQRVAIARALAMEPEVLLLDEVTSALDPELIAGVLALLKDIASSTDITFLCVTHEMDFAREVSDRVMMFDSGNIVEEAPPDKLFSDPENERTRTFLRAVLERG; from the coding sequence ATGATCCGGTTCGACCACGTGGTCAAGCGGTTCGGCGACCACGTGGTGCTCGACGGGCTCGACTTCTCGGTGGGTACAGGCGAATTCGTGAGCCTGATCGGTCCGAGCGGATCGGGCAAGACCACGATTCTGCGGCTGCTGATGACGCTGGAACAGGTCAGCGACGGACATATCAACGTAGGTGGACAATGTCTGAGCCACATGACCCGCAACGGACGCGAAGTGCCCGCGGACGACAAATACCAACGGCAGATCCGGCAGCGCATCGGGATGGTGTTCCAGCAGTTCAACCTCTTCCCCAACATGGATGTGCTGCAGAACATCACCGAAGCCCCCGTGCATTCGCTGGGCCTGCCGAAGGACGAGGCCGAGGCCCGGGCCCGGCGGCTCCTCGACCTGGTCGGCATGTCCGAGAAGGCCGACGCCCATCCTTCCGAGCTCTCCGGTGGTCAGCAACAGCGCGTCGCGATCGCCCGCGCGCTGGCGATGGAACCCGAAGTGCTGCTCCTCGACGAGGTGACCTCGGCGCTGGATCCCGAACTGATCGCCGGTGTGCTCGCGCTGCTCAAGGACATCGCCAGCAGCACCGACATCACGTTCCTGTGTGTGACCCACGAAATGGACTTCGCGCGTGAGGTTTCCGACCGCGTGATGATGTTCGACAGCGGCAACATCGTCGAGGAAGCGCCGCCGGACAAACTGTTCTCCGATCCCGAAAACGAACGCACGCGGACGTTCCTGCGGGCCGTCCTGGAGCGGGGCTGA
- the ehuD gene encoding ectoine/hydroxyectoine ABC transporter permease subunit EhuD, producing MIWDWHFAAEIFPKIVLDGLRITLGATVFGSIVAYALGLALALLRRSPVAVVRTATWAFIEFIRSTPLLVQIFFLFFVLPSVGLKFDPLITGVIAIGVHYSAYTAEVYRAGIEAVPAGQWEAAVALNLPVRRTWTAVILPQAVPRVLPALGNYTISMLKETPLLLTIGVLDIVGAANQVGSRAFRYVEPITIAGVLFLVLSYSASLLVRWMERRVRYNT from the coding sequence GTGATCTGGGACTGGCACTTCGCCGCCGAGATCTTTCCGAAGATCGTCCTCGACGGCTTGCGAATCACGCTCGGCGCCACGGTGTTCGGCTCGATCGTGGCCTATGCGCTCGGGCTGGCCCTGGCGCTGCTGCGCCGATCGCCCGTCGCCGTGGTGCGCACCGCGACCTGGGCGTTCATCGAATTCATCCGCAGCACACCACTGCTGGTGCAGATCTTCTTCCTGTTCTTCGTGCTGCCCAGCGTCGGCCTGAAGTTCGACCCACTGATCACCGGGGTCATCGCCATCGGCGTGCACTATTCGGCGTACACCGCCGAGGTCTACCGGGCCGGAATCGAGGCGGTGCCGGCCGGGCAGTGGGAGGCCGCGGTCGCGTTGAACCTGCCGGTACGCCGCACGTGGACCGCGGTGATCCTCCCCCAGGCCGTTCCACGTGTGCTGCCGGCACTCGGCAACTACACGATCTCGATGCTCAAGGAAACGCCGCTGCTGCTCACCATCGGGGTGCTCGACATCGTCGGTGCGGCCAATCAAGTCGGCTCGCGGGCGTTCCGATATGTCGAACCGATCACGATCGCCGGGGTGCTGTTCCTGGTGTTGAGCTATTCGGCGTCCCTACTCGTGCGATGGATGGAGCGACGTGTCCGCTACAACACCTGA
- the ehuC gene encoding ectoine/hydroxyectoine ABC transporter permease subunit EhuC, with protein sequence MFDNIGLFVGTIADGLLLTVEATVGGIVIATVLSFAAGLAMVSRSTPVRAVARCYVEIWRGTSEMVQLLWIYFVLPILVGYQIVPLAAGILVLGLNHGAYGAEIVRGAIQSVPRAQYEGCVALNFTRAQRMRRVILPQALPEMVPPFNNLFIQLLKGSSLLTVITVHEMTYQAREVLINNHISQAALIWTLVLLFYLALAIVITYAMRGLERRTAARVGRRPAPRRALAGLRGAP encoded by the coding sequence ATGTTCGACAACATCGGGTTGTTCGTCGGTACCATCGCCGACGGACTGCTCCTGACGGTCGAGGCGACCGTTGGCGGCATCGTGATCGCGACGGTGCTGTCCTTCGCGGCCGGGCTGGCCATGGTGTCCAGGTCCACCCCGGTGCGCGCGGTGGCCCGCTGCTATGTGGAGATCTGGCGCGGCACATCGGAAATGGTCCAGCTACTGTGGATCTACTTCGTGCTGCCGATCCTGGTGGGTTATCAGATCGTGCCGCTGGCCGCGGGCATCCTCGTGCTCGGTCTCAACCACGGGGCTTACGGCGCCGAGATCGTGCGCGGCGCCATCCAATCCGTACCGCGCGCACAGTATGAAGGTTGCGTCGCCCTGAACTTCACGCGCGCACAACGCATGCGGCGCGTCATCCTGCCGCAGGCGCTGCCCGAGATGGTGCCGCCGTTCAACAACCTGTTCATCCAGCTGTTGAAGGGCAGCTCGCTGCTGACCGTCATCACCGTTCACGAGATGACGTACCAGGCGCGAGAGGTACTGATCAACAACCACATCTCGCAGGCCGCACTCATCTGGACGCTGGTGTTGCTGTTCTACCTCGCGCTGGCGATCGTCATCACCTATGCGATGCGCGGCCTCGAACGACGCACGGCGGCGCGGGTCGGACGGCGGCCCGCGCCCAGGCGGGCGCTGGCCGGTCTGCGGGGCGCCCCGTGA
- the ehuB gene encoding ectoine/hydroxyectoine ABC transporter substrate-binding protein EhuB produces the protein MIWTRRDFLRAGGVAGAAALATTGLLAACTEVPKSGAGGTLARIKDAGVVKIGIAGEVPYGFTQNGQVTGEAPEVAKAVFKSMGIDRVEATQVEFSQLIPALNASQYDMVAAGMAILPDRCKNAQFSAVDYVTPTALLVPKGNPQRINTFEDVKARGVALAVLSGTVEEAVAQELGIPAGNIQPYRGQPEMFQALRDQRAYCGALTDISLRRMLADNPGAPLEVTPGFVPEVNGEKRIQAGGFVFRPGDDDLVESFNTELKKLQDNGEWLRIVKPFGFTEDNLVPDDVTTEKLCAAA, from the coding sequence ATGATCTGGACACGACGAGATTTTCTGCGGGCAGGCGGGGTCGCAGGCGCAGCGGCCCTGGCGACGACGGGACTGCTCGCAGCATGTACGGAGGTGCCGAAATCCGGCGCCGGCGGCACGCTTGCCCGGATCAAGGATGCAGGCGTCGTCAAGATCGGCATCGCCGGTGAAGTGCCCTACGGATTCACCCAGAACGGCCAGGTCACCGGCGAAGCGCCCGAGGTCGCCAAGGCCGTCTTCAAATCCATGGGGATCGACCGCGTCGAGGCTACCCAGGTGGAGTTCAGCCAGCTCATCCCCGCGCTCAACGCCAGCCAATACGACATGGTGGCGGCAGGCATGGCGATCCTGCCCGACCGGTGTAAGAACGCGCAGTTCTCGGCCGTCGACTACGTCACCCCCACCGCGCTGCTGGTGCCCAAAGGCAATCCGCAGCGGATCAACACGTTCGAAGACGTCAAGGCCCGCGGCGTCGCCCTTGCGGTGCTGTCGGGCACCGTGGAAGAGGCCGTCGCGCAGGAGCTGGGCATCCCCGCGGGCAACATCCAGCCCTATCGCGGCCAGCCCGAGATGTTCCAGGCGCTGCGCGACCAGCGTGCGTACTGCGGTGCGCTGACCGATATTTCACTGCGCCGCATGCTCGCCGACAATCCGGGTGCGCCGCTTGAGGTGACGCCGGGATTCGTACCGGAAGTCAACGGCGAGAAGCGGATTCAGGCAGGCGGCTTCGTGTTCCGCCCCGGCGACGACGATCTCGTCGAATCGTTCAACACCGAGCTGAAGAAGCTCCAGGACAACGGTGAATGGTTGCGGATCGTCAAACCCTTCGGGTTCACCGAGGACAACCTGGTGCCCGACGACGTGACCACCGAGAAGCTCTGCGCGGCCGCCTGA